The sequence TGACCGGTTAGGCGATGAAATCACTATTCTTATGAAAACTCCTCCTGATGAAATTGCAGCTATTGATTTCCGTCTTTCATGCGCAATCAGGTCCTTTCGGGAAGGTCATATCATTCTTCATCCCGGTGGGGGGGGGAAGTATGGGTCGTTTGAGATCCCCGGTCTTAGAGATCCAAACCCGAATCATTAAAGGATTTCGCGTCAACCATGTAAGGAATGATCGAGGTTCATCGGGAAATCTGTGCCTATTGCGGCTGTTGTGTCTCGGTTTGTCCGGAAGGGGCACTGGAACTTGTCGATGCCTATCTGGATATCGATACGAATACTTGTAAGAATTGTGGCATCTGTGTCCGTGTCTGTCCGCTTGGGGCTTTGGAGGCAAAGAAATGAAGCGCGAGTATGATGTCCTCGTAGTGGGAGGAGGCCCTGGCGGAGCATTTGCTGCGAAGACCTTTGCCGAGAAGGGTTATTCTGTCCTGCTCACGGAGAAACGCCCTGCTATTGGTGCTCCGGTCAGATGTGCTGAAGGCGTCGGAAAAGCACTGATGCATGAATTTTTCAAGCCTGAAGACCGGTGGGTTGCAGCAGAGATTGATAAGGCCAATATCATTGCACCTGACGGGTTTAAGATGGAACTTGAACCTGAAAAAGCAGGGGCAGAGGTCGGATATGTTCTTCACCGTAAGGTATTTGATCGGGATCTTGTCTGGATGGCAGCCGGAGCAGGAGCAGACATCCAGGTAAAGACCCGTGCAGTAACTCCAATCATGGAGGATGGAGCGGTGAAAGGCGCTATTCTCAATCAGGGAGGAGTAACTCATGAAGTCAGGGCCGGACTTACCATTGCAGCAGACGGTGTTGAGTCAAAGTTTGCACGCTGGTGCGGGGTTGACACAACCGTCCCGCTTCGTGAGATGGAGACTTGTGCCCAGTACCTGATGACCGGTATAGACATTGATGCACATGCAACCGAGTTCTATGTGGGCAATAATATCGCACCAGGTGGCTATGTATGGATATTCCCAAAAGGTGACAAGACCGCGAATGTGGGTATTGGTCTGGGTGGAGATCGGTCCAAACCTGGAAATCGGCCAATTGATTACTTAAACCGGTTTGTGTCTAAAAACTTCCCGAATGGGAAGACCATCGAACTTATCGCTGGTGGTGTCTCCATATGTCAACCACTCCCCTGCACGGTTGCAAACAATCTCATGATCGTCGGTGATGCAGCCCGTGTGTCTGATCCGCTGACTGGTGGTGGTATCTATGCCGCCCTTTACACCGGAAAACTTGCCGGAGATATCGGTTCCAAAGCTATTGAAAATGGGGATACATCTACTCAGGCACTCATGCCGTATGATGAGACCTGGAGAGCATCATACCTTGGAAAGGCGCTTGAGAGAAATTACCAGATTAAAGAGGTATTTGTGAAATTGAATGATGATGACCTGAATGCTATTGTACACTCAGTCTCAAAAATGAACCTTTCAGATTTCAATACCTTGAATCTTATAAAAAATATTATCGCAGCAAATCCCAAGCTGGCAATAAAACTAGGAAAAGCAGGTCTGAAGTCTCTTCTTGACTCATTCTGATCTTCCTTTTTTATCCTGACAGATAAATACTGTCAGGTGCTATCAATCATACATGGAACTCCTCACACCGGCAGAAGGAGAGATGGCCCTTTCTCATGCCCACCATGTACTGCACGAACATGTAGCACGTGAACCCTACACCGAACCTGATTTTTCGCCGATTTTCTCAAAAAAACGAGGGGTTTTTGTAACGCTGACCAAAAAGGGTGATCTGCGGGGATGTATCGGTTTTCCCCATGCGGTCATGCCTCTCCGGGAAGCTATCCGTGAAGCGGCTTGTTCAGCAGCGACTGGAGATCCACGATTTCCGCCGGTTACACCAAGGGAACTTTCAGATATTTCGGTTGAAGTGACGGTTCTGACAGAACCAGAGCTATTAGAGGTTTTTCCTGCTGATCGGCCTGGTGCGATTACGGTTGGCAAACATGGGCTGATTGTCAGAGGGTATGGCCGGTCCGGGCTTCTGCTCCCCCAGGTTCCGGTGGAGTGGGGATGGAATGTGACTGAATTTCTCGATCACACCTGCATGAAAGCAGGACTGCCCAGGGGATGCTGGCTGGAGTCGGGGGTTCAAATATTCACGTTTGAAGGGCAGATATTTTCGGAAAAGGAGGGTTCTCATGGCTGAGTGAATGAGCTGGAGTTATCTTTGTGAGAGCAAATCATTAGGAGATCAGCCCTTTCAAGTCCGGATTCTGCATTCGATCTGATATCATAGATTGATCAGTAATTTTTAAGAAGTCTGAAAAAATTGGCATGAAACAGTTACCGAAAGCAAAAACAATATTTTTATGAATATCAGATGGTTTTTAAATTTAGATGAGGATATGATAAAGTGAATAAGAAGGATCAATTTCATTCATTGAAAGAAAATCCTTAAAACATTCGATTCGAAGAATTTTGTAATATTCTTACCTCCTTTGGTTTTATTCATAAGGGAGGGAAAAGAAGTCATCGTGTATTTACCAAAGAGGGTATTCCGGAGATAATGACAATTCAGAACTGTGAGGGTAAGGCAAAACCGTATCAAATAAGACAATTTTGTAAACTAGTTGAGCAATATCATTTGTTGGAGTAATATGCAAAATAAATATCCTATTGAGATTTTTTATAGTCATGACGATGAGGGATATATCTCAATAGCACCCGACTTATCTGGCTGTAGTGCCTTTGGAGAAACTGAAGAAAAAGCACTTTCAGAAGTAAAAATAGCGATTGCACTCTGGATAGAAGCAGCACTTGGTGAAGGAAGAACAGTTCCAGAACCCTCAAATTATACAATACTTGATAAAATTATTGCTTATCAAAAAGCAAGTGTAATTTAAAAAATTTATTCAAGGCCACATCATTTTCATTTTTTTGACTTATCCTATCTTGTAACTGCCCTTATATCCGTCATCAACAAATCCCCTCATCCCTCCACCCTCCGAAAAACCAATCCGTGAACCCTTACAAATAATACGTATCTGATCGTTTAGATAACCAAAACCACTCACTCGAGTAATCGAGAGCATAATCTGGAGACCAACATTAATGCGTAACAATTTTCATATATGACCCTCTCCTTTGAAATTCTGGAAAAAGACATCGCCGGACGAATCGGAAAACTCTCCGGACAAGGTAAGATCGTCAAAACCCCTACCCTGCTTCCGGTTATTAACCCGCACCTGAACCTGATAACCCCAAAAGAGATGGAGGAGATGGGCGTTGAAGCGGTCATCACCAATGCATACATCTTCTCCCGGTCTGAAGAGTATCGTGAGCGTGCCCTGAGTGATGGTCTTGCAAAGACCCTGGATTTTGACGGCGTTATCATGACCGACTCGGGGTCTTTTCAGCTCTCGGTCTATGGTGAAGTTGAGATAACCAATGCCCAGACCATCGCATTCCAGCAGGCAATAAAATCAGACATCATCGTCCCACTCGACATTCCGACACATCCGGACTCTCCCCGGGACCAGGTGGAACAGGAACTCTCGGTTACCATGGACCGGATCATGGAGGCGAAAGATATCGCAGATCATGAGCACCACACCCTTGCCGGACCGGTTCAGGGCGGTCTGTTTCCTGACCTTCGTGAAGAGACCGGGCGAAAACTATCAGAGGCAGGGTTTCGGTTCTGTCCCATCGGCGCTGTCGTCCCCCTCATGGAAGCCTACCGGTATGCAGAACTCGTAAAAGTCGTGATGGCGGCAAAACGTGGCCTGTCTCCAGCCGTCTGCGTCCATCTCTTTGGAGCCGGTCATCCGTCCATGTTTGCCCTGGCGGTTGCGATGGGGTGTGATCTCTTTGATTCGGCTGCCTATGCCCTCTATGCCAAGGACGGACGGTACATGACCACCCATGGGAGTTATCACCTGAACGAACTCTCCTACCTCCCTTGTCCTTGTCCGGTCTGTGTCGGCCATACCGCAAAGGAACTGAACGAATCACCTGACCGGGAACGACTCCTTGCCATGCATAACCTGCGGGTCTCCCTTGCCGAGATCAACCGGGTCAGGCAGGCAATCCGTGATGGAGTGCTCTGGGAACTGGTGGATGAGCGGTGCCGATCTCATCCCGCCCTGCTCCGGGGATATCGTGCCCTGCTTGGATATAATGAAGAACTCACCGCTCTTGACCGAGAGACAAAACGCCGGTTCTTTTACCGGGGCGATGAGAGCTGCAAACGGACAGAGGTACTGCGGTATCATCAGATGGTCGGGCGGCTTAGTGCCGGAGAGCGGACCCTCATCAGCTTTAGCCGGCATATCAAGAAGAAACAGACCGAAGGGTATGATTCCGTATTTTTCTTCAAGCCTCCGTTCGGTCCCTTCCCTGCAGAACTCACCGAAACATTCCCCATCGGGCAGAGTGAGATCCCTGATTTTGACGAAGAGATGATTCGAACCGGGTGTATTGGTATTGCCCGACTCATGGAAACAAACCCGGATTCTCATTTCACCATCCGGTGTCGTCCGGTCTGGAAAGAACTGATAAGCCAGATTCTCCCCACCGTGGAGGTGCAGGATGAAGGGAGTTGAGATCCTCAGCCGTGACGGGACCGCCCGGTATGGCCGCCTGACCGTGGACGATACTGTTATGAGCTTCCCGTCTGCTACTGATACCACCCGGCTCTTTCCTGCCCTGAATACCCGGACCGGAACAAACATCCCGCCAATCGAGGATCCGGAGTTTGTGTCCAGATTCCTTGTCCGCGACGGAGAACAACCAATCCCTCTCCATATTCATGCACCAGCCGATATCCAGTCAGGAGATACGGTCATCACCCCGAACTGGCATACCCTGCTCTCCCGTCCCCGTGACTTCTGCCAGTTCCTGGATCAGCTAAAGGCCTCTACTCCACCGGACACCTGCTGGTACCTCCCCAGTGCAGCATTGCCGGAAAATGCAGCCATTCTTGTTCATGCCGGTTTTGATCTCTTTGATTACATCGCAACCGACTTAGCGACAATACAGGGAAAATTTTGTCTCCCTGACGGCCAGTATCCGGAAAAAGTGATGGAGGAAGGCCTCTGCTCCTGCCAGGGATGCATGAGCGGCGATCTCCTTCTGCATAACCGGATTGCACTGGATCAGGAACTGGCCAGAATCGGACGCCGGATCCGTGACGGAACATTCCGTGAGTTTCTTGATGGCAGATGCAGGACAAGACCCGAACTTGTCTCAATCATGCGGCATATCGAGAAGTCAGACCGGATGGAGCAGAATAGTCCGGTTTCACGCTCCACTCCGTTCCTTGCGACATCCGGAGACAGCATCCACCGAATGGAAGTCAGGCGGTTTGCCGACCGGCTGGTTGAGCGATACATCCCACCGGTTGCAGATGTTGCGGTTCTGATCCCCTGCTCTGCGAAAAAACCCTACAGCCTCTCCCAGTCCCACCGTAAGTTCAGCCAGGCCATCGCACGACGGGCTCATGAGTTGATCATGACCTCTCCCCTGGGACTTGTTCCCCGTGATCTTGAGCTCTGTTATCCTGCAGCGGCTTATGATGTGCCGGTCACCGGATACTGGGATCATGAGGAGCGGTACCAGATCACTCAGACCCTGGTCAGGTACTTTACCAGACATCCCTACCGCCGGGTCATTGCCCATCTGGATGGCGATGCACGAATCATTGCACAGGATGCAGCCGACCAGGCAGGATTTGAAATAGAATTCACCTGTGAGAATGACCGCCTGACAGACCATGTATCTCTTCAAACGTTGAGCAAAGCCCTTGCCGGAGAGCGGAAGGTTAAATCGCATCTGGTCAGGGGGATGATCTCATTCCAGTTCGGGTATGACCTCAAGGCACCGAACCTTGAAGTAAAAGGGTCATATCCGGAGCAGGTGGTAAAGCGGGGCAGAAACCTCTATTTCTCAACCGACCCTGCTCATGGCATGATGAGACCCACCTTTGACGGCTGGTCGCTTATTGAAACCGGATACCGGGTATATATCGATGATTTCGTCCCCCAGGGTGATATCCTGGCACCGGGTGTTATTGATGCCGACCCGGTCATCCGTCCCGGCGATGAAGTGCTGGTCATCGGAGATAAGGCCATGACAACCGGACGGGCAGCGATGAGTGCGGATGAGATGATCCGATCCTCCCGTGGGGTAGCGGTCCGGGTGCGTAAAGTAAAGAAGCTGGACGGGCAATAAATAAGGGCCCGAATAATCTTTTCCGGATGTGACATCTGGTGTATATAATCGAAAAATCTCTCAAATTATCCGAAAATGTCTATGAGATATGGGTGAACGCTCCCCATGTGACCCGGAATGCCAAGGCCGGTCAGTTCGTTATCATACGGACTGATGAGAATGGTGAGCGGATTCCCCTGACAATCTCAAAGATTTCCGGAGATCTGGTCAGAATCATCTTCATGGCGGTTGGAAAAACCACGCATGCCCTTGCTGCAGTTCCTGCCGGAGGTGCCATCAGCGATATTGCCGGACCACTAGGATGCCCAAGTGAGGTAAAGAAATTCGGAACCTGTGTGCTGGTTGGCGGCGGTGTTGGTATTGCATCAACTCCTGTAATCGCACAGGCCTTAAAAGAGGCAGGCAACCGGGTTATTGGTATTCTTGGAGCCCGGAATGCTGATTTTCTTATCCTTGAAGACGAGATGGCAGAGATCTGTGACAAACTTCTGATTGCAACTGATGACGGGTCAAAAGGTCATCACGGATTTGCAGCCGACCTTTTGAAACAGGTTATTGCTGAAGAGAAGGTTGATGCGGTCTGGATCATCGGTCCGACCATCATGATGAAAGTCACGTCCAATGTGACCCGTGAACCGAAGATAAAGACCTTTGTCTCGCTCAATCCCATTATGGTCGATGGAACCGGTATGTGTGGTTCCTGTCGGTGCGTCGTTGACGGAAAGACAAAGTTTGCTTGCGTGGACGGTCCTGAATTTGATGCTCACCAGGTTGACTTTGACAACCTGATGCAACGGCAGCGGTATTACATGGAACATGAGAAGGAAGCCCTTGCACAATGGAAAGAACACCAGTGTTCCTGCGGAGGGCAGCATTAAATGGGAGATAGAAGCGTTGCTGATCGCCTGAAGGACTTTGGTGAAGTTGACAACGGTCTCTCCCCCGAGGAGGCCATAGAAGAAGCAAGCCGATGTCTCCAGTGTAAAAAACCTGCATGTGTAGATGGATGCCCGGTAAATATTGACATACCCGCTTTTGTGGCTTTTATCGCAAAAGGAGAGTTCTTGAAGGCGGCAGAAAGTATCAGACAGCAGAACCTTCTTCCGGCTATCTGTGGGCGTGTCTGTCCACAGGAAACACAGTGCGAGGCTCTGTGTATCCTTGGAAAGAAAGATACCCCGATCCGGATTGGTCAGCTTGAACGATTTGCAGCCGACCAGGAACGGGCAAAGGGCCTTACTGTCCCGGCTCGAAAGACTGCAACAGGAAAGCGGGTCGCTGTCATCGGTTCAGGACCGGCAGGTATTGTTGCAGCCGGAGAACTTGCAAAAGATGGTCATGATGTCATCCTGTACGAGTCACTTCATGCACCAGGCGGTGTCCTTACCTATGGAATCCCCTCATTCCGTCTGCCCAAAGACGTGGTCAAAGCAGAGATTGATCTCATCCTTGCGATGGGTGTTGATCTCCGCCTGAACCATCTGGTCGGAAGAACCGTCTCACATCAGGAACTAGAAGGGTATGATGCCATTCTTCTTGGAACCGGTGCAGGTCTTCCATACTTTATGGGAATTCCGGGTGAAAATTTGAGCGGTGTCTATTCTGCAAACGAATTCCTGACCCGGATCAATCTCATGCATGCCGAGCGGTTCCCTGAGTTTGATACCCCGGTTGCAAGAATGAGCCGGGTAGTTGTTGTCGGTGGCGGAAATGTAGCCATGGATGCAGCCCGTACCGCACGACGGATGGGTGCAAAAGTAACCCTTGTCTACCGGAGACGTGAAGAAGACCTTCCTGCCCGTGCAGCTGAAGTCCATCATGCACAAGAAGAGGGCATTGAGTTTATCACCTGTGCAAATCCTGTTCGAATCCTGGGTGACCAGGCTGTTACCGGTATTGAATGTATCCGGATGCATATGTGTAATCTTGATGAAAGTGGTCGACCTGTTCCAGAACCAATAGATAACGACACCTTTACCCTTGACTGTGATGTTGTCATTCAGGCTATCGGCCAGGGCCCGAACCCGGTCCTTGTCAGCCAGATCCCGGATCTTGATAAGGGTAAGGCAGGCAACGTTGTCACCGGAGAAGATGGCAGAACCTCTCATCCGAAGATCTTTGCAGCCGGTGATGTCACAACTGGAGCGGCAACGGTCATCATGGCGATGGGTGGTGCAAAACAGGCAGCCCGTTCTATCAGCGAGATGCTTGGATCCCGGTAACTGATGACTACTGTATTATTTCCTGAGCAACTGGAGCGGATCACGGGATATTCTTTCAGGGATAAATCCCTCCTGCTCCGGGCACTCACGAGGCTTGCCTACAGTAAGGAGCAGGGTCTTTCGGAAGATTCCCATCTTGATGCCCTGGCAACACTTGGAGATGCTGTTATTGAACTCATTATCCTGGCCCGGCTGGTTAAGGGTGGTGAGCATGACAAGGGGGCGGTATCCCTCAAGAAGATGGATCTTGTCAATATGTCGGTGCTTCGGGATGCTGCCCGTTCCATTCATCTTGAGCAATATGTAAGATGGGGTAAGGGTGAAGCTCGGATGCATGTCTGGACATCAGGCCGTGTTCTTGCGGAGTGTATGGAAGCGTTTGCCGGTGCTCTGTTCCTGGATGGCGGTATTGATGCTGCCGAAGAGGTGCTGGAGCGGCTTTCCCTCCTCCCCGAATAGATAACGCGAAAGAAGATATAGTACTAAAAGTAATATCTGCAGGAATTTTCGCCACGGAGAGAGAAGATGGATAAAAAACAGAAGAAATGGATTTATCTCTCTCTGGCATTCTCCATGGCAATCCTCGTCTTTATCCTTGCATCCACTTTTAACGAGGATACCCTTCAATATCTCACCCATATCAATATCTGGTTTTTACTCATCGCAATCGGGCTTCGGTTTGTCTCATTCTCTCTCTGGGCAGCCCGAATAAAGGTCATGGCAGCATCCCTCGGTTACCAGGTAAGATACGGTCATTGTTACAATATGGTGGTTGCGAACTTGCTTATTGGTGCGATCACCCCTGGTCAGGCCGGAGGAGAACCGGTTCGGATTCATGAGCTCTATAAAGCCGATATGCCGCTTGGTGACGCGACCGCGGTTGTCATCATGGAACGAGTGCTCGATGCCGTGATCCTCGTAGCACTCACGGTTTTCAGCCTCCTGGTGATGGGCAAGGTCATCTGGGACATGGGAGAGGGTATTGTCTTTGTGATATTCTTCTCTCTGGCACTTCTCATCCTGTTTGTTGCCGCTTTGTTCTTTGCAGCACGAAAACCGGAATCCGCTAAAGATAAGGTTATGCGTCTCCTGCACTGGATTGAGGCAAAGATGAAGACACCGGGGATTCACCGGATCATTGCCAGCACTGATGTTGAGTTTGATAATTTCTGTTCCGGTATTACCGCATTTACCAGCCATGGAAAGAAAGGTATCATCCAGGGATCAGTATTTTCCGTTCTCTTCTGGTTTTCCGAGTTTATTGTTGCATCGGTTATACTTATGGGGCTTGGCCTTCCCCCGTCAATATCTGAATCCATATTAAGTCAGATAATTATCGCTCTAATCAGTATGATTCCTTTAACTCCCGGTGCATCAGGTATAGCAGAGCTCTCAGCAACTTCGCTCTATGCATTATTTGTTCCGACTGCTGTCCTTGGAGTGTTTATAATCCTCTGGAGGCTGATTATGTTTTATCTGAATATCGTGTTTGGCGTTATCGCAACCGTTTTAATATTTAAAAGGGAAATCTCGGCTTGAGAATTCGTCAGTGAGTCTTTAACGGGTTGCTTCTATCATTAATTCACTACCCTTTTCAGTAACCGTTAGATTTTCCTTGGGGGCCTTAAACTACCTAACATTCTCACCTCCAAAAAAAGTCACATCTCAATTCTTATTCTATGTTTCTTAATTTTCGTATTGCATCATATCATAGGTAAATTCTATCTTCCGGGTGGGGGGTTCAGCAGGATTCAATGTTAACAATTCTAAGCTTTTACAAAGGACAGCTGTTCATCACCGGGCTGTTGTGCCCTTTACATCAAGATACAACGTAATTGCCTCACGTATTCTCATAAGGAGATTGTCAAGACTTTGTGCCTGAGTATGACACCCGGGGAGAGATGGAACGGTTGCAACAAACCAATCATCTTCATCTTTTTCAATAATGACATTGAATTGCATTATCTCTCCTATATGTTTATTCTGCTACTCTATCCATTATTTACTGGTTTTTGGTTTTACTGGTGAGTGAAAAATTTTAGGATCCACCCCTTTCCTTGGGCAGTCATACTGGGATTAAATCATCTGAAGTGGATTGTTTACTTTCTGTTCAATTCATCCAGCATGGACTGAACAATGGGCTTTAACTCTGTGATATCATGGGTTGCAGTTTTGTAGATCAACCTGACATCAGCTCTGAAGTAGGCATGAATAAGAACGTTCCGCATCCCTGCTATCTCATCCCAGGGGATTTCCTGATGTCTTTCCTTCATCGCATAAGGAATCTGCTTTGCAGCTTCACCAATAATCATAATCTGATCACGAACAGCACTCAGGGTTTTGTCATCATCAGCAAAATCTTCCAGTGATAAAGACCCAATGAACCGGTCTATCCTAATGCAGGCATCGAGGATTTCCTGAAGGTAAAGATGAGGATCTCTCATATATACACAACTTCTGATAGAATAGGCGTCCTGAGTTCTGCCCGGATTGCACGTTCCGGAACAACATCGACAGACTGTCCGAATATTTTCTCAAGATAAATTTTCAGACCTGAGTGATCAAGAAGGCTGGCATCATCGTTGAAATCAACCAGAATGTCGATATCACTTCCCGGCCCGGCATCGTCCCGAATGACCGAGCCAAAGATGCCAATCCGGGTGATATGATATTTCTGGATGATATAAGATCGTTTCTCTTTCAAAACCGAGATGACCTCTTCCTTCTTTTTCATGGTAATCCCCCTATATTCCCGGTTACTAGGGAATTTTTTTCTCATCCTAAAATGTTTTGTAATCTCTCTTGGGTT comes from Methanospirillum hungatei and encodes:
- a CDS encoding 4Fe-4S binding protein, producing the protein MIEVHREICAYCGCCVSVCPEGALELVDAYLDIDTNTCKNCGICVRVCPLGALEAKK
- a CDS encoding NAD(P)/FAD-dependent oxidoreductase, translating into MKREYDVLVVGGGPGGAFAAKTFAEKGYSVLLTEKRPAIGAPVRCAEGVGKALMHEFFKPEDRWVAAEIDKANIIAPDGFKMELEPEKAGAEVGYVLHRKVFDRDLVWMAAGAGADIQVKTRAVTPIMEDGAVKGAILNQGGVTHEVRAGLTIAADGVESKFARWCGVDTTVPLREMETCAQYLMTGIDIDAHATEFYVGNNIAPGGYVWIFPKGDKTANVGIGLGGDRSKPGNRPIDYLNRFVSKNFPNGKTIELIAGGVSICQPLPCTVANNLMIVGDAARVSDPLTGGGIYAALYTGKLAGDIGSKAIENGDTSTQALMPYDETWRASYLGKALERNYQIKEVFVKLNDDDLNAIVHSVSKMNLSDFNTLNLIKNIIAANPKLAIKLGKAGLKSLLDSF
- a CDS encoding TIGR00296 family protein, whose protein sequence is MELLTPAEGEMALSHAHHVLHEHVAREPYTEPDFSPIFSKKRGVFVTLTKKGDLRGCIGFPHAVMPLREAIREAACSAATGDPRFPPVTPRELSDISVEVTVLTEPELLEVFPADRPGAITVGKHGLIVRGYGRSGLLLPQVPVEWGWNVTEFLDHTCMKAGLPRGCWLESGVQIFTFEGQIFSEKEGSHG
- a CDS encoding type II toxin-antitoxin system HicB family antitoxin, encoding MQNKYPIEIFYSHDDEGYISIAPDLSGCSAFGETEEKALSEVKIAIALWIEAALGEGRTVPEPSNYTILDKIIAYQKASVI
- the tgtA gene encoding tRNA guanosine(15) transglycosylase TgtA, which encodes MTLSFEILEKDIAGRIGKLSGQGKIVKTPTLLPVINPHLNLITPKEMEEMGVEAVITNAYIFSRSEEYRERALSDGLAKTLDFDGVIMTDSGSFQLSVYGEVEITNAQTIAFQQAIKSDIIVPLDIPTHPDSPRDQVEQELSVTMDRIMEAKDIADHEHHTLAGPVQGGLFPDLREETGRKLSEAGFRFCPIGAVVPLMEAYRYAELVKVVMAAKRGLSPAVCVHLFGAGHPSMFALAVAMGCDLFDSAAYALYAKDGRYMTTHGSYHLNELSYLPCPCPVCVGHTAKELNESPDRERLLAMHNLRVSLAEINRVRQAIRDGVLWELVDERCRSHPALLRGYRALLGYNEELTALDRETKRRFFYRGDESCKRTEVLRYHQMVGRLSAGERTLISFSRHIKKKQTEGYDSVFFFKPPFGPFPAELTETFPIGQSEIPDFDEEMIRTGCIGIARLMETNPDSHFTIRCRPVWKELISQILPTVEVQDEGS
- the arcS gene encoding archaeosine synthase subunit alpha, which produces MKGVEILSRDGTARYGRLTVDDTVMSFPSATDTTRLFPALNTRTGTNIPPIEDPEFVSRFLVRDGEQPIPLHIHAPADIQSGDTVITPNWHTLLSRPRDFCQFLDQLKASTPPDTCWYLPSAALPENAAILVHAGFDLFDYIATDLATIQGKFCLPDGQYPEKVMEEGLCSCQGCMSGDLLLHNRIALDQELARIGRRIRDGTFREFLDGRCRTRPELVSIMRHIEKSDRMEQNSPVSRSTPFLATSGDSIHRMEVRRFADRLVERYIPPVADVAVLIPCSAKKPYSLSQSHRKFSQAIARRAHELIMTSPLGLVPRDLELCYPAAAYDVPVTGYWDHEERYQITQTLVRYFTRHPYRRVIAHLDGDARIIAQDAADQAGFEIEFTCENDRLTDHVSLQTLSKALAGERKVKSHLVRGMISFQFGYDLKAPNLEVKGSYPEQVVKRGRNLYFSTDPAHGMMRPTFDGWSLIETGYRVYIDDFVPQGDILAPGVIDADPVIRPGDEVLVIGDKAMTTGRAAMSADEMIRSSRGVAVRVRKVKKLDGQ
- a CDS encoding sulfide/dihydroorotate dehydrogenase-like FAD/NAD-binding protein — encoded protein: MYIIEKSLKLSENVYEIWVNAPHVTRNAKAGQFVIIRTDENGERIPLTISKISGDLVRIIFMAVGKTTHALAAVPAGGAISDIAGPLGCPSEVKKFGTCVLVGGGVGIASTPVIAQALKEAGNRVIGILGARNADFLILEDEMAEICDKLLIATDDGSKGHHGFAADLLKQVIAEEKVDAVWIIGPTIMMKVTSNVTREPKIKTFVSLNPIMVDGTGMCGSCRCVVDGKTKFACVDGPEFDAHQVDFDNLMQRQRYYMEHEKEALAQWKEHQCSCGGQH
- the gltA gene encoding NADPH-dependent glutamate synthase gives rise to the protein MGDRSVADRLKDFGEVDNGLSPEEAIEEASRCLQCKKPACVDGCPVNIDIPAFVAFIAKGEFLKAAESIRQQNLLPAICGRVCPQETQCEALCILGKKDTPIRIGQLERFAADQERAKGLTVPARKTATGKRVAVIGSGPAGIVAAGELAKDGHDVILYESLHAPGGVLTYGIPSFRLPKDVVKAEIDLILAMGVDLRLNHLVGRTVSHQELEGYDAILLGTGAGLPYFMGIPGENLSGVYSANEFLTRINLMHAERFPEFDTPVARMSRVVVVGGGNVAMDAARTARRMGAKVTLVYRRREEDLPARAAEVHHAQEEGIEFITCANPVRILGDQAVTGIECIRMHMCNLDESGRPVPEPIDNDTFTLDCDVVIQAIGQGPNPVLVSQIPDLDKGKAGNVVTGEDGRTSHPKIFAAGDVTTGAATVIMAMGGAKQAARSISEMLGSR
- a CDS encoding ribonuclease III domain-containing protein; this translates as MTTVLFPEQLERITGYSFRDKSLLLRALTRLAYSKEQGLSEDSHLDALATLGDAVIELIILARLVKGGEHDKGAVSLKKMDLVNMSVLRDAARSIHLEQYVRWGKGEARMHVWTSGRVLAECMEAFAGALFLDGGIDAAEEVLERLSLLPE
- a CDS encoding lysylphosphatidylglycerol synthase transmembrane domain-containing protein, with the translated sequence MDKKQKKWIYLSLAFSMAILVFILASTFNEDTLQYLTHINIWFLLIAIGLRFVSFSLWAARIKVMAASLGYQVRYGHCYNMVVANLLIGAITPGQAGGEPVRIHELYKADMPLGDATAVVIMERVLDAVILVALTVFSLLVMGKVIWDMGEGIVFVIFFSLALLILFVAALFFAARKPESAKDKVMRLLHWIEAKMKTPGIHRIIASTDVEFDNFCSGITAFTSHGKKGIIQGSVFSVLFWFSEFIVASVILMGLGLPPSISESILSQIIIALISMIPLTPGASGIAELSATSLYALFVPTAVLGVFIILWRLIMFYLNIVFGVIATVLIFKREISA
- a CDS encoding type II toxin-antitoxin system HicB family antitoxin, encoding MQFNVIIEKDEDDWFVATVPSLPGCHTQAQSLDNLLMRIREAITLYLDVKGTTAR
- a CDS encoding DUF86 domain-containing protein — its product is MRDPHLYLQEILDACIRIDRFIGSLSLEDFADDDKTLSAVRDQIMIIGEAAKQIPYAMKERHQEIPWDEIAGMRNVLIHAYFRADVRLIYKTATHDITELKPIVQSMLDELNRK
- a CDS encoding nucleotidyltransferase family protein, whose product is MKKKEEVISVLKEKRSYIIQKYHITRIGIFGSVIRDDAGPGSDIDILVDFNDDASLLDHSGLKIYLEKIFGQSVDVVPERAIRAELRTPILSEVVYI